The following are encoded in a window of Platichthys flesus chromosome 11, fPlaFle2.1, whole genome shotgun sequence genomic DNA:
- the LOC133964417 gene encoding transmembrane protein 158 has product MLNNSPTLLLALTAVAGLLQRCQGWSDEDLLLPPINSSNRFMANLEVDVRFSKRSVEESDGSPDAAAAAAAASPPLQSLSQCNVSVQRLLPTSLVARWDSSFGFQCDVLLYTTNNHGRAFFSASFNRAISPVVVEHLGVNGGQQELRLCVGCGMSRYRRFGQGRTRGQQSGDQVAFCCVDFSLDELKGDKSWRLNRKPIESTLVACFMTLVIIVWSVAALIWPVPIIAGFLPNGMEQRRPR; this is encoded by the coding sequence ATGCTGAACAACTCCCCGACCCTGCTGCTGGCTCTGACCGCGGTGGCCGGACTCCTCCAGCGATGCCAGGGCTGGAGCGACGAGGACCTGCTCCTGCCGCCCATCAACTCCTCCAACAGGTTCATGGCCAACCTGGAGGTGGACGTGCGCTTCTCCAAGAGGAGCGTTGAGGAGAGCGACGGCTCGCCCgacgccgccgccgccgccgccgccgcctcgcCCCCGCTGCAGAGCCTGTCCCAGTGCAACGTGAGCGTCCAGCGGCTGCTGCCCACCTCGCTGGTGGCCCGCTGGGACAGCAGCTTCGGCTTCCAGTGTGACGTGCTCCTCTACACCACTAACAACCACGGCAGGGCGTTCTTCTCCGCATCTTTCAACAGGGCCATCTCGCCCGTCGTGGTCGAGCACCTCGGGGTCAACGGGGGTCAGCAGGAGCTGCGGCTGTGCGTGGGCTGCGGGATGTCCCGGTACCGGCGGTTCGGTCAGGGCCGGACGCGGGGCCAGCAGAGCGGGGACCAGGTCGCCTTCTGCTGCGTGGATTTCAGCCTCGACGAGCTGAAGGGGGACAAAAGTTGGAGGCTGAACCGAAAACCCATCGAGTCGACACTTGTGGCTTGTTTCATGACTCTGGTGATCATCGTGTGGAGTGTTGCTGCTCTCATATGGCCGGTGCCCATCATTGCAGGATTTCTGCCCAATGgcatggagcagaggagacccAGATAA